Proteins encoded within one genomic window of Panicum virgatum strain AP13 chromosome 1N, P.virgatum_v5, whole genome shotgun sequence:
- the LOC120656805 gene encoding rho GTPase-activating protein 5-like isoform X2 yields MALSSEIRFGHQIPLPRSDTDCYEEEEEEEFEGEEEEMDDETVSSPLMLPATAARGGVSVVEMVAGALRRSLMLCSSSGTGVREAAPEDDGAEAAGMQIGGPTDVRHVSHVTFDRFVGFLGLPADLEPDVPRPMPSASVSVFGVSPTSMQCSYDRRGNSVPTILLTMQRKLYSLGGLQAEGIFRINADNSQELYVRDLLNRGVVPDGIDLHCLAGLIKAWFRELPSGVLDSLTPEQVMHCNTEEECGHLASTLPPVEAALLEWAINLMADVVENERLNKMNARSIAMVFAPNMTKMADPLTALIHAVQVMNFLKTLILTTVNEREEAATAARAFPSSSGSPSDKDEPQTLEHSDMPSICSSQRNAESPIIDGAKLDQFLFRVEEALHHETQVSTGGAKNHGGSRGNEKSNGEMSPLDTDVSSQNEFSNNNEEGLFDRFKFRKGVGRLCRHPVFQFSRSMKKADEAEQACV; encoded by the exons ATGGCGCTGTCGTCCGAGATCCGCTTCGGCCACCAGATCCCCCTCCCCCGCTCCGACACTGACTGctac gaggaggaggaggaagaggagtttgagggggaggaggaggagatggatgACGAGACGGTCTCATCGCCGCTGATgctgccggcgacggcggcgaggggaggggTGTCCGTGGTGGAGATGGTGGCGGGGGCGCTCCGGAGGTCGCTCATGCtgtgcagcagcagcggcaccggcgtgcgggaggcggcgccggaggaTGACGGGGCGGAGGCCGCCGGGATGCAGATAGGGGGACCAACGGACGTGCGCCACGTCTCGCACGTCACCTTCGACCGCTTCGTCGGCTTCCTCGGCCTCCCCGCCGACCTCGAGCCCGACGTGCCCCGCCCCATGCCGAGCGCCAG TGTAAGCGTATTCGGAGTTTCTCCAACTTCCATGCAATGCTCGTATGATAGAAGAGGAAACAGCGTGCCAACAATACTTTTGACCATGCAAAGGAAGTTATATTCACTTGGGGGTCTTCAG GCTGAAGGGATATTCAGGATAAATGCAGACAATAGCCAGGAACTTTATGTGAGGGATCTACTAAACAGGGGAGTTGTTCCAGATGGTATTGACTTGCACTGCCTTGCCGGACTGATAAAG GCATGGTTTCGGGAACTTCCAAGTGGAGTACTGGACTCTTTAACTCCAGAACAAGTGATGCACTGCAACACTGAAGAAGAATGTGGCCACCTTGCGAGTACACTACCTCCTGTGGAAGCAGCACTACTTGAATGGGCCATCAATCTGATGGCAGATGTTGTGGAAAATGAAAGGTTAAACAAGATGAATGCTCGCAGCATCGCTATGGTTTTTGCACCAAACATGACCAAG ATGGCGGACCCCTTGACGGCTTTGATACATGCAGTCCAAGTGATGAATTTCCTGAAGACATTGATCTTGACGACTGTAAATGAAAGGGAGGAGGCAGCCACAGCAGCCAGGGCATTCCCGTCCAGCTCTGGTTCCCCAAGTGACAAAGATGAACCTCAAACTTTAGAGCATTCTGATATGCCCTCCATCTGTTCAAGCCAGCGAAATGCTGAATCCCCTATAATTGACGGAGCTAAGCTTGATCAGTTCCTTTTTAGAGTGGAAGAAGCTCTTCATCATGAGACGCAAGTTAGCACAGGTGGAGCCAAGAATCATGGTGGTAGTAGGGGCAACGAGAAAAGCAACGGTGAAATGTCTCCCTTGGACACTGATGTGAGCAGCCAAAACGAGTTCAGTAACAACAATGAGGAAGGTCTCTTTGACAGATTTAAATTCAGGAAAGGAGTAGGGAGGCTCTGCAGACACCCTGTATTTCAGTTCAGTAGGTCCATGAAGAAGGCCGATGAAGCAGAGCAAGCTTGTGTATGA
- the LOC120656805 gene encoding rho GTPase-activating protein 5-like isoform X1, protein MALSSEIRFGHQIPLPRSDTDCYEEEEEEEEEEEEEEEEEEFEGEEEEMDDETVSSPLMLPATAARGGVSVVEMVAGALRRSLMLCSSSGTGVREAAPEDDGAEAAGMQIGGPTDVRHVSHVTFDRFVGFLGLPADLEPDVPRPMPSASVSVFGVSPTSMQCSYDRRGNSVPTILLTMQRKLYSLGGLQAEGIFRINADNSQELYVRDLLNRGVVPDGIDLHCLAGLIKAWFRELPSGVLDSLTPEQVMHCNTEEECGHLASTLPPVEAALLEWAINLMADVVENERLNKMNARSIAMVFAPNMTKMADPLTALIHAVQVMNFLKTLILTTVNEREEAATAARAFPSSSGSPSDKDEPQTLEHSDMPSICSSQRNAESPIIDGAKLDQFLFRVEEALHHETQVSTGGAKNHGGSRGNEKSNGEMSPLDTDVSSQNEFSNNNEEGLFDRFKFRKGVGRLCRHPVFQFSRSMKKADEAEQACV, encoded by the exons ATGGCGCTGTCGTCCGAGATCCGCTTCGGCCACCAGATCCCCCTCCCCCGCTCCGACACTGACTGctacgaggaggaggaggaggaagaggaggaggaggaggaggaggaggaggaagaggagtttgagggggaggaggaggagatggatgACGAGACGGTCTCATCGCCGCTGATgctgccggcgacggcggcgaggggaggggTGTCCGTGGTGGAGATGGTGGCGGGGGCGCTCCGGAGGTCGCTCATGCtgtgcagcagcagcggcaccggcgtgcgggaggcggcgccggaggaTGACGGGGCGGAGGCCGCCGGGATGCAGATAGGGGGACCAACGGACGTGCGCCACGTCTCGCACGTCACCTTCGACCGCTTCGTCGGCTTCCTCGGCCTCCCCGCCGACCTCGAGCCCGACGTGCCCCGCCCCATGCCGAGCGCCAG TGTAAGCGTATTCGGAGTTTCTCCAACTTCCATGCAATGCTCGTATGATAGAAGAGGAAACAGCGTGCCAACAATACTTTTGACCATGCAAAGGAAGTTATATTCACTTGGGGGTCTTCAG GCTGAAGGGATATTCAGGATAAATGCAGACAATAGCCAGGAACTTTATGTGAGGGATCTACTAAACAGGGGAGTTGTTCCAGATGGTATTGACTTGCACTGCCTTGCCGGACTGATAAAG GCATGGTTTCGGGAACTTCCAAGTGGAGTACTGGACTCTTTAACTCCAGAACAAGTGATGCACTGCAACACTGAAGAAGAATGTGGCCACCTTGCGAGTACACTACCTCCTGTGGAAGCAGCACTACTTGAATGGGCCATCAATCTGATGGCAGATGTTGTGGAAAATGAAAGGTTAAACAAGATGAATGCTCGCAGCATCGCTATGGTTTTTGCACCAAACATGACCAAG ATGGCGGACCCCTTGACGGCTTTGATACATGCAGTCCAAGTGATGAATTTCCTGAAGACATTGATCTTGACGACTGTAAATGAAAGGGAGGAGGCAGCCACAGCAGCCAGGGCATTCCCGTCCAGCTCTGGTTCCCCAAGTGACAAAGATGAACCTCAAACTTTAGAGCATTCTGATATGCCCTCCATCTGTTCAAGCCAGCGAAATGCTGAATCCCCTATAATTGACGGAGCTAAGCTTGATCAGTTCCTTTTTAGAGTGGAAGAAGCTCTTCATCATGAGACGCAAGTTAGCACAGGTGGAGCCAAGAATCATGGTGGTAGTAGGGGCAACGAGAAAAGCAACGGTGAAATGTCTCCCTTGGACACTGATGTGAGCAGCCAAAACGAGTTCAGTAACAACAATGAGGAAGGTCTCTTTGACAGATTTAAATTCAGGAAAGGAGTAGGGAGGCTCTGCAGACACCCTGTATTTCAGTTCAGTAGGTCCATGAAGAAGGCCGATGAAGCAGAGCAAGCTTGTGTATGA
- the LOC120656806 gene encoding transcription repressor OFP8-like, translating to MKSPAVPAKRRHGGGGAGFALGCGCKDAKSVSVSPSATTGTSTTATARRRSAGAYPWASTTTDTLTTLTSAASSSSLWEDAVAELGYKDGSCGMLPESSVATPSFSGLLRELSELERTVASWGARKGHRREEKLSPPAPPPPPRHERRKATGDGKAGDLRAAKQGRFGDADGDGGKGLEGSVAVVKQSDNPLADFRRSMLQMIVENGIVAGEDLREMLRRFLTLNAPHHHDAILRAFAEIWDDVFVAASLGCATPGRASPVPRREPGRPPVPMTPPRHRRSPPAWRV from the coding sequence ATGAAGAGCCCCGCCGTTCCGGCCAAgaggcgccacggcggcggcggcgcggggttcGCGCTCGGGTGCGGCTGCAAGGACGCCAAGAGCGTGTCAGTGTCGCCGTCCGCGACGACGGGGACGtccacgacggcgacggcgcgccgGAGGAGCGCCGGGGCGTACCCGTGGGCGTCCACGACGACGGACACGCTGACGACCCTGACGTCCGCGGCGTCGTCTTCGTCCCTCTGGGAGGACGCCGTAGCGGAGCTGGGGTACAAGGACGGCAGCTGCGGGATGCTGCCGGAGAGCTCCGTCGCCACGCCGAGCTTCTCCGGCCTGCTGCGCGAGCTCAGCGAGCTGGAGCGGACCGTCGCGTCGTGGGGCGCGCGGAAGGGCCACCGCCGCGAGGAGAAGCTCTCGCCGCCTgcaccgccgcccccgccgcggcatGAGCGGAGGAAAGCCACGGGCGACGGCAAGGCGGGCGACCTGAGGGCGGCCAAACAGGGCCGCTTCGGCGacgcggacggcgacggcggcaaggGGCTCGAGGGCAGCGTCGCGGTGGTGAAGCAGTCGGACAACCCGCTCGCCGACTTCCGCCGGTCCATGCTGCAGATGATCGTGGAGAACGGgatcgtcgccggcgaggaccTGCGCGAGATGCTCCGGCGCTTCCTCACCCTCAACGCGCCGCACCACCACGACGCCATCCTCCGGGCCTTCGCCGAGATCTGGGACGACGTGTtcgtcgccgcctccctcgGCTGCGCCACCCCCGGCCGGGCCTCCCCCGTCCCCCGGCGCGAACCGGGCAGGCCCCCCGTGCCCAtgacgccgccgcgccaccgccgctcgccaccgGCGTGGCGCGTATAA